The following proteins are encoded in a genomic region of Gimesia algae:
- a CDS encoding VOC family protein, whose protein sequence is MKVHGVLETAIYVDDLQIAIDFYQRLFEFEIMAEDQRFCAMNAGDRSVFLIFKRGATHTAAHLEGGVIPPHDGDGPVHFAFAIERDDFEKWEARLIANGVEIESRVSWPRGGESLYFRDPDNHVLELATPGIWPIY, encoded by the coding sequence GTGAAAGTGCACGGCGTGCTGGAAACAGCCATTTATGTTGATGATCTGCAGATCGCCATCGACTTTTACCAGCGGCTGTTTGAATTTGAAATCATGGCAGAAGACCAGCGGTTTTGTGCCATGAACGCCGGCGACCGTAGTGTATTTCTGATCTTCAAACGGGGCGCCACCCACACCGCCGCCCATCTGGAAGGGGGCGTGATTCCACCGCACGACGGCGATGGCCCCGTACATTTTGCCTTCGCGATCGAACGCGACGACTTCGAAAAGTGGGAAGCCCGCCTGATAGCCAACGGAGTCGAAATCGAAAGTCGCGTCAGCTGGCCGCGCGGCGGAGAAAGCCTCTACTTCCGCGACCCCGACAATCACGTCCTCGAACTCGCCACCCCCGGCATCTGGCCTATTTATTGA
- a CDS encoding helix-turn-helix domain-containing protein, protein MQIYITLDVMLAKRKVTSRDLAKHVGITEQNLSLLKSGKVKGIRFATLEKICEYLDCQPGDLLQYAAAEEQQTTGQAA, encoded by the coding sequence ATGCAAATTTATATTACCCTGGATGTAATGCTGGCGAAGCGTAAAGTGACTTCCCGCGATCTGGCGAAGCACGTGGGAATCACCGAACAGAACCTGTCCCTGTTAAAATCGGGAAAGGTCAAAGGCATTCGCTTTGCGACGCTGGAAAAGATTTGTGAGTACCTGGATTGTCAGCCAGGAGATCTCCTGCAGTACGCAGCAGCAGAAGAACAACAAACAACAGGCCAGGCAGCCTGA
- a CDS encoding DUF2975 domain-containing protein — protein MARKDRTSVICRILYYLCALSLWLLPAFLLWVWFCADLIAAQNGMIPVKAIPFPLPVSSRLGMVLVTALLITPTYWGLFALHRFLKACCAEDYLGSQNSRLLKRFALGLMGTAFLSPVGGAVLSVLLTMHNPPGQKMLAINISSNQIVLAAVGALIFLLANLLKRASLIAEEHAQIV, from the coding sequence ATGGCTCGAAAAGATCGTACCAGTGTCATTTGCCGCATTCTGTATTATCTGTGTGCGCTGTCACTGTGGCTGCTGCCTGCATTTTTACTCTGGGTCTGGTTTTGTGCCGACCTGATCGCTGCGCAGAACGGCATGATCCCTGTGAAAGCCATTCCCTTTCCGCTGCCGGTTTCCTCAAGATTGGGCATGGTACTGGTCACGGCTCTGCTGATCACGCCTACCTACTGGGGGCTGTTTGCCTTACATCGTTTTCTCAAAGCCTGTTGTGCCGAAGATTACCTGGGATCGCAAAACAGTCGCCTGCTCAAACGCTTTGCCCTGGGACTGATGGGCACCGCTTTTCTCTCTCCTGTCGGTGGCGCTGTTCTGAGCGTCTTATTGACCATGCATAATCCACCGGGGCAGAAAATGCTGGCGATCAACATCAGTTCGAATCAGATCGTCCTGGCCGCAGTCGGAGCTCTGATCTTTCTGCTGGCGAATCTGCTAAAGCGAGCCAGTCTGATCGCGGAAGAACATGCCCAGATTGTTTAA
- a CDS encoding WD40 repeat domain-containing protein translates to MIQFDCETCFQEYKVRDDRAGQTLKCKSCGSRMRVPAAGAGDSEDFEEEYVEPVRPRRKKNTGSSKQKKSKGGSNATIYAIGAGVGLLVVIGLGLLLFRGKDPGQNNVAGNGGAGNVEGGSAETGTAASGGWVSLVDPPRKSTNWTADPQLSIDLKDLDEKFIVPNVHTPFIGLKGTGQNSQIISVWNLATGKEVNVVNLEIPDKKYYYDLNTKISFDGKYLLTTAKDPETKISKLAVFNVSTGKLVSEWEAGTAGAHINGYKFSGPSTVLAKTLKKENNSFTSILKSWDFKSGKLIKEVLLKSNSNDFNTYNYQITPGGKYLISVSFQTVSVYDLSSLELVKKIELLELLKAADPGNIVSRSLSVTEKAISDDGKELALLMKDLNGTSLWTLNLKDGSVVNELYFPGDLYDAFSEPGYLNSKLTWSPEGKGWLLYGAIFVDRQRKQVTWALKPVPNVISRARILLTPDSLVTQTASAMRDADGKTLYNRKPFLVTVPLPLEEIQQTLAAYDKRSEAYLGAGQQVSLEVNVGNIKFGKPDEVKSILSDVITQRLKTEGFLVANDQPTVFKIEYQEQAGNTLQLAKSVKPSAENPLGRVATGKTLETTAAIFELSWIDQKTQKTLWSKKVAINPQVLYLREATAEGARTEMFENLQSRLRAEFIPYFIPKDDKLKMLPFEITLPE, encoded by the coding sequence ATGATCCAATTCGACTGTGAAACCTGTTTCCAGGAATATAAAGTACGTGACGACAGAGCGGGACAGACACTGAAATGCAAATCGTGTGGCAGCAGGATGCGGGTCCCAGCCGCTGGAGCGGGAGACTCAGAAGATTTCGAGGAAGAATATGTCGAGCCTGTTCGCCCCCGACGCAAAAAAAACACCGGGTCCTCGAAGCAGAAGAAGTCAAAAGGGGGTTCGAACGCCACCATCTACGCGATCGGCGCGGGAGTCGGGCTACTTGTAGTCATCGGTCTGGGGCTCCTGCTGTTCCGAGGTAAAGATCCCGGGCAGAACAATGTGGCGGGAAACGGAGGTGCTGGAAATGTCGAGGGCGGGAGCGCAGAGACCGGAACTGCAGCATCTGGTGGTTGGGTTTCGCTGGTAGACCCACCCCGCAAATCCACCAACTGGACTGCTGATCCTCAGCTTTCGATTGATCTGAAAGATCTAGATGAGAAATTCATTGTCCCTAACGTTCACACGCCCTTCATTGGATTGAAAGGCACAGGACAAAATAGCCAGATCATATCAGTCTGGAATCTGGCTACCGGAAAAGAGGTAAATGTCGTAAACCTCGAGATACCCGATAAAAAGTATTACTATGACTTGAATACGAAGATCAGTTTTGACGGAAAGTATCTGTTAACTACGGCCAAAGATCCGGAAACGAAAATTTCTAAACTGGCAGTTTTTAATGTGTCTACCGGTAAGCTGGTTTCAGAGTGGGAAGCAGGTACCGCCGGCGCTCACATTAATGGTTATAAATTCAGCGGGCCATCCACTGTATTGGCAAAAACATTAAAAAAAGAAAATAATTCCTTTACATCTATTTTAAAATCATGGGATTTTAAGTCGGGAAAACTGATTAAAGAGGTGCTGCTCAAATCAAACTCCAATGATTTCAATACTTACAACTATCAAATCACCCCCGGTGGCAAATATCTTATCTCAGTCAGTTTTCAAACGGTATCTGTCTATGATCTATCGTCACTGGAACTGGTCAAAAAGATTGAATTATTAGAGCTCCTCAAGGCAGCCGACCCTGGTAATATTGTTTCCAGGTCCCTCAGTGTGACTGAAAAAGCAATTTCAGATGATGGAAAAGAGTTGGCATTACTGATGAAGGATTTGAATGGAACGTCACTCTGGACTCTGAACCTGAAAGACGGGTCAGTCGTCAACGAGTTATATTTTCCAGGTGATCTGTACGATGCCTTCAGTGAACCTGGCTATTTAAACAGTAAGCTTACCTGGAGTCCAGAGGGCAAAGGCTGGTTACTGTATGGAGCCATCTTTGTTGACCGCCAGCGAAAACAGGTCACCTGGGCTCTCAAACCGGTTCCCAATGTCATCAGCCGTGCGAGAATTTTGCTCACCCCGGATTCCCTGGTTACACAGACAGCCAGTGCGATGAGAGACGCAGATGGTAAAACTCTATACAACAGAAAACCATTTCTGGTTACTGTTCCACTTCCCCTGGAAGAGATTCAACAGACGCTGGCTGCCTATGACAAGCGAAGTGAGGCTTATCTCGGTGCTGGTCAGCAGGTCAGCCTGGAAGTAAATGTAGGTAACATCAAATTTGGAAAACCAGATGAAGTTAAATCGATCCTCAGCGACGTCATCACACAGCGGCTGAAAACAGAGGGTTTTCTAGTCGCCAATGATCAACCCACTGTGTTCAAAATTGAATACCAGGAACAGGCGGGGAATACATTACAACTTGCCAAGAGTGTCAAACCCTCTGCAGAGAATCCGCTGGGGCGAGTCGCTACGGGAAAAACACTGGAAACCACTGCAGCCATTTTCGAACTATCGTGGATCGATCAGAAAACACAGAAAACACTCTGGTCGAAAAAAGTCGCCATCAATCCTCAAGTTCTGTATTTAAGAGAAGCCACTGCAGAGGGTGCACGTACTGAGATGTTTGAGAATCTCCAAAGTCGACTACGGGCGGAGTTCATTCCCTATTTTATTCCTAAAGACGACAAGCTGAAGATGCTGCCTTTTGAAATTACACTGCCGGAATAA
- a CDS encoding sulfatase-like hydrolase/transferase, producing MKHKDKLLSGMFVLALLGIICQVDLVDAADRQPGNRPNLIVIMVDDMGYAGVSCFGNPYFKTPEIDRLAAEGMKFTDFHSSGTVCSPTRAGLLTGRYQQRAGIEAVIHPVSDHPEHRKGLRRSENTFAELLKQAGYRTGLIGKWHQGYPHNSAEFHPDNHGFDTFVGYHSGNIDFISHVGDHVKHDWWHGRKETQETGYSTHLINQYALQFIKENQDQPFCLYLAHEAIHNPVQVPGDPVRRSEAEGWKRWKPTNEAERIEKFRGMTLPVDAGVGQIREFLIESGLDKNTFILFFSDNGPSRDFPSGSPKWRGAKGSVYEGGHRVPAIAWWPGKIQAGTEIDMPAISLDVMPTLLGIAHVDVPKDRPLDGVDLSPVLFQQKRIAERPLFWASLSNNGSRSEAMRQGLWKLVVLHPRAAPGTFENEKVELYRLDQDPGEKNNLSKQQPQQTSRMLKELKDWYQDTQKTATSQPGGWLKQGS from the coding sequence ATGAAACACAAAGACAAGCTGCTCAGTGGTATGTTCGTCCTGGCTCTTCTCGGCATCATCTGCCAGGTAGATCTTGTTGACGCGGCTGATCGGCAGCCGGGCAATCGTCCCAATCTGATTGTGATCATGGTCGATGATATGGGATACGCCGGCGTCAGCTGCTTTGGGAATCCCTATTTCAAAACGCCCGAGATAGATCGCCTCGCTGCAGAAGGTATGAAGTTCACCGACTTCCATTCTTCGGGCACCGTCTGTTCTCCTACGCGTGCTGGTCTGCTCACAGGCCGTTACCAGCAGCGTGCGGGGATTGAAGCGGTCATCCATCCTGTCAGCGATCATCCCGAACATCGCAAAGGTCTGCGCAGGAGTGAAAATACGTTCGCCGAACTCTTAAAGCAGGCCGGGTACCGGACTGGCTTGATCGGAAAATGGCACCAGGGCTACCCCCATAATTCCGCGGAGTTCCATCCCGACAACCATGGCTTCGATACCTTCGTCGGTTATCACAGTGGCAATATCGATTTCATCAGCCATGTGGGTGATCACGTCAAACATGACTGGTGGCATGGAAGAAAAGAAACACAGGAGACAGGCTACTCAACCCATCTGATCAATCAGTATGCGCTGCAGTTTATCAAAGAAAATCAAGATCAGCCGTTCTGTCTGTATCTGGCGCACGAGGCCATTCATAATCCCGTGCAGGTGCCCGGCGATCCAGTCCGTCGCAGTGAAGCCGAAGGCTGGAAACGCTGGAAACCGACCAATGAAGCCGAACGCATCGAGAAATTTCGGGGCATGACACTGCCCGTAGATGCAGGTGTTGGCCAGATCCGCGAGTTTTTAATCGAGTCCGGGCTGGATAAAAATACGTTCATACTGTTCTTCTCGGACAATGGTCCTTCGCGTGACTTTCCCAGTGGCAGTCCGAAATGGCGGGGAGCCAAAGGCTCAGTCTATGAAGGCGGACATCGGGTGCCCGCCATCGCCTGGTGGCCGGGAAAAATTCAGGCAGGAACCGAGATTGATATGCCTGCGATCAGCCTGGATGTGATGCCGACCTTACTGGGAATTGCACACGTCGACGTGCCCAAGGATCGTCCCCTGGATGGCGTTGATCTCTCGCCGGTTCTGTTTCAACAAAAGCGTATTGCCGAACGCCCGCTGTTCTGGGCATCATTGTCGAATAACGGAAGTCGTTCCGAAGCCATGCGACAGGGACTATGGAAACTGGTCGTGCTGCATCCCCGCGCGGCGCCGGGTACATTTGAAAATGAAAAAGTGGAACTGTATCGACTCGATCAGGATCCGGGAGAGAAAAATAATCTAAGCAAGCAGCAACCGCAGCAGACCTCCCGCATGCTGAAAGAGCTCAAGGACTGGTATCAGGACACTCAGAAAACAGCAACATCCCAACCGGGAGGCTGGTTGAAACAGGGGAGTTAA
- a CDS encoding calcineurin-like phosphoesterase C-terminal domain-containing protein, whose product MSRSFLTGIVLGGLLIGSLSGTVEAELKTEQTATGYVFQDNNHNRKRDPGEQGLACVRVSNGREVVCTDQSGKYELPVNDDTILFVIKPQGWRTPHSKNLTPEFYYIHKPAGSPKSNYPGVKPTGPLPASVDFPLYPQKEPEQFRAIFFGDPQPRDQKEIDYIAHDVVEELVGTDASFGVTLGDILFDDLSLFESQARGIALLGIPWYNVIGNHDINYDAPNDKLSDETFERAFGPAYYSFDYGQVHFIVLDDIEWIVPEENKTKEMKKKGHYQGGLGKQQIEFVKNDLQQIPADQLVVLMMHIPLVDVEDRQDLYRLIEKRPFCMSISGHTHHHEHRFITKEDGWRGPKPHHHIINVTVSGSWWSGSPDERGIPHTMMADGAPNGYSIISFDGTEYDLDFRAAGRAASYQMNILAPEEVTADQTAATEIFANIFNGSERSKVEMLIGESGSWKSMEHIDEIDPSFKKLSEAENAVEGKKYRNLPKAKKSTHLWRTKLPAGLKPGTHLIRIRTVEMDGDQHQSGRVIRVLPAKPAEKTASTTATEK is encoded by the coding sequence ATGAGTCGATCGTTTCTAACAGGAATCGTGCTGGGAGGCCTGCTGATTGGTTCCTTAAGTGGAACAGTCGAGGCTGAATTAAAAACTGAGCAGACCGCAACGGGTTATGTTTTTCAGGATAACAACCATAACCGGAAACGAGATCCTGGTGAGCAGGGGCTGGCCTGCGTGCGTGTATCTAATGGCCGTGAAGTCGTCTGTACCGATCAGTCTGGTAAATATGAGCTGCCTGTGAATGATGATACCATTTTATTTGTCATCAAACCTCAAGGCTGGCGAACGCCTCACAGCAAAAATCTGACTCCCGAGTTTTACTACATTCATAAGCCGGCGGGATCCCCGAAATCCAATTACCCGGGTGTCAAACCGACAGGACCTCTGCCAGCTTCAGTAGATTTTCCCCTGTACCCCCAAAAAGAGCCGGAACAGTTTCGGGCGATCTTTTTTGGCGATCCCCAACCACGCGACCAGAAGGAAATAGATTATATTGCGCATGATGTCGTTGAGGAACTGGTGGGCACAGATGCTTCGTTTGGTGTGACTTTGGGAGATATTTTATTCGACGATCTTTCGCTGTTTGAATCGCAGGCCCGAGGGATCGCATTACTGGGGATTCCCTGGTACAACGTGATCGGAAATCATGACATCAACTATGATGCACCGAATGATAAACTGAGTGATGAGACGTTTGAGCGCGCTTTTGGTCCCGCTTATTATTCGTTCGATTATGGACAGGTTCATTTTATTGTGCTGGACGATATCGAATGGATCGTTCCAGAAGAAAATAAAACCAAAGAGATGAAAAAGAAAGGTCATTATCAGGGCGGACTCGGAAAACAGCAGATTGAGTTTGTCAAAAATGACCTGCAGCAGATTCCCGCAGATCAGCTGGTGGTATTGATGATGCATATTCCACTGGTGGATGTGGAAGATCGCCAGGACCTGTATCGTTTAATTGAAAAACGACCGTTCTGCATGTCGATCTCCGGACACACACATCATCATGAGCATCGTTTTATTACAAAAGAAGATGGCTGGCGTGGTCCGAAACCGCATCATCATATTATCAATGTTACAGTGAGTGGCAGTTGGTGGTCGGGTTCGCCGGATGAGCGCGGCATCCCCCATACGATGATGGCGGACGGCGCGCCCAACGGGTATTCGATTATCTCGTTTGACGGTACCGAATACGATCTGGATTTTCGGGCCGCCGGTCGTGCAGCCAGTTATCAGATGAATATTCTGGCTCCCGAAGAGGTCACTGCAGATCAGACAGCAGCGACTGAGATCTTTGCCAATATCTTCAATGGTTCAGAACGCTCCAAAGTCGAAATGCTGATCGGGGAGTCCGGCAGCTGGAAGTCGATGGAACATATTGATGAAATCGACCCCAGCTTCAAGAAACTGTCTGAAGCAGAAAATGCGGTCGAAGGTAAGAAATATCGTAATCTGCCCAAAGCTAAAAAATCAACGCACCTCTGGCGGACGAAGTTGCCTGCCGGCTTAAAACCGGGAACACATCTGATCCGGATTAGAACGGTGGAAATGGATGGCGACCAGCACCAGAGCGGGCGCGTGATTCGTGTTTTACCTGCAAAGCCCGCAGAAAAGACGGCTTCGACTACTGCTACTGAAAAGTAA
- a CDS encoding DUF1559 domain-containing protein, with amino-acid sequence MQRLLSLVKPVNQTTRKRRGFTLIELLVVIAIIAILIALLLPAVQQAREAARRSSCKNNLKQLGLALQNYHDTHNVFPPGGVIGPCGGSPPTNLTGLQECGSGQSLGGNWLVFILPQMEQSALWEKAAPILNGRDPLDYMNNIFGHFSPVAYRCPSHPWDRRSNVAFRSIEHMSRGNYGANYGSGDLTASYNNTTGGVFTINSSVNIRDIKDGTTNTFLVGELTYLNDVTSDARGAWVYSGMGGSAFSTGRTPNSRTADILSKCSSTTEMPCTEANDGTQIAALRSLHDGGVQVCLVDGSCRFISENISQTILQALGTRSGREVIDNF; translated from the coding sequence ATGCAACGCTTACTGTCGTTAGTTAAGCCCGTGAATCAGACTACCAGAAAACGTCGTGGCTTTACCTTAATTGAGCTGCTGGTCGTCATTGCCATTATAGCTATTTTGATCGCACTTCTATTACCGGCTGTGCAACAGGCTCGGGAAGCGGCCCGTCGCAGCAGCTGTAAAAACAATCTCAAGCAGCTGGGCCTTGCTCTGCAAAACTACCATGATACGCACAACGTGTTTCCTCCGGGGGGGGTAATCGGTCCTTGTGGCGGTTCCCCCCCGACCAATCTGACAGGACTCCAGGAATGTGGCAGTGGACAAAGCCTGGGTGGAAACTGGCTGGTCTTCATTTTGCCTCAGATGGAACAAAGCGCTCTGTGGGAAAAAGCTGCCCCCATTCTTAATGGGCGAGATCCTCTGGATTATATGAACAACATTTTCGGGCATTTTTCTCCGGTTGCTTATCGTTGTCCCAGCCACCCCTGGGATCGGCGCAGCAATGTCGCTTTCCGGTCGATTGAGCACATGTCTCGTGGAAACTATGGCGCAAACTATGGTTCAGGCGACCTGACGGCTTCTTATAATAATACCACCGGGGGAGTATTCACGATTAATTCTTCGGTGAATATCCGGGATATCAAAGATGGAACAACCAATACGTTTCTGGTGGGTGAATTAACCTATCTGAATGATGTGACTTCAGATGCACGTGGCGCCTGGGTCTATTCCGGAATGGGAGGCTCTGCCTTCAGTACAGGTCGCACTCCTAACAGCCGGACTGCCGATATTCTGAGTAAATGCAGCAGTACAACAGAAATGCCTTGTACTGAGGCCAACGATGGAACTCAAATTGCTGCTTTGCGGAGTCTGCATGATGGCGGAGTTCAGGTCTGTCTGGTGGATGGCTCCTGCCGCTTCATTTCAGAAAATATCAGTCAGACGATATTACAGGCTTTAGGTACCCGGTCGGGGCGTGAAGTCATTGATAACTTTTAA
- a CDS encoding DUF1559 domain-containing protein → MLLRFSRLAGARAVNSAPRRGFTLIELLVVIAIIAILIALLLPAVQQAREAARRSSCKNNLKQLGIALQNYHDTHGVFPPGGVIGTCAGTPPTNLSGSQECSGQSLGGNWMVFILPQMEQSALWEKAAPILNTNNPLDSMNNVFGHFSPAAYRCPSHPWDRRSNVAFRALEHMSRANYGANYGADDLTASYANTTGGVFTANSSVSIRDIKDGTTNTLLVSELVYANDVTADARGAWVYSGMGGSAFSAGRGPNSTLADILASCSSSTEHPCTEGNDGTQIAAARSMHDGGVQVCFVDGSGRFISENISQTIWNALGTRAGREVIDNF, encoded by the coding sequence ATGCTTCTTCGTTTTTCGCGCCTTGCCGGTGCGCGTGCTGTGAATTCAGCACCACGTCGTGGATTTACTTTGATTGAACTACTGGTGGTGATTGCCATCATCGCAATTCTGATTGCGTTACTGTTACCCGCTGTGCAGCAGGCACGTGAAGCCGCCCGTCGCAGCAGCTGCAAAAACAATCTCAAACAGTTGGGGATTGCATTACAAAATTATCACGACACACATGGTGTTTTTCCTCCCGGTGGCGTCATTGGTACCTGTGCCGGTACACCTCCCACCAATCTTTCCGGCAGCCAGGAATGTAGTGGACAGAGTCTCGGCGGGAACTGGATGGTCTTTATTCTGCCTCAAATGGAGCAAAGTGCTTTGTGGGAAAAGGCGGCTCCCATTTTGAATACCAATAATCCGCTGGACAGCATGAATAACGTCTTTGGACATTTTTCACCTGCTGCCTACCGTTGCCCCAGTCATCCCTGGGACCGTCGCAGCAATGTGGCTTTCCGGGCTCTGGAACACATGTCGCGGGCCAACTATGGTGCCAATTATGGTGCAGATGATCTGACCGCTTCTTATGCCAATACTACCGGTGGCGTTTTCACAGCCAACTCTTCCGTAAGTATTCGTGACATCAAAGATGGTACCACCAACACTCTGCTGGTCAGCGAACTGGTCTATGCCAACGATGTGACCGCCGATGCCCGTGGTGCCTGGGTTTATTCTGGTATGGGCGGATCCGCTTTCAGTGCCGGCCGTGGTCCGAACAGTACGCTTGCTGACATTCTGGCCAGCTGCAGTTCATCGACAGAGCATCCCTGTACTGAAGGGAATGATGGAACCCAGATTGCCGCTGCCCGCAGTATGCATGATGGTGGTGTGCAGGTCTGTTTCGTTGATGGTTCCGGCCGATTCATTTCGGAAAACATCAGCCAGACAATCTGGAATGCACTGGGAACGCGTGCCGGTCGTGAAGTGATCGATAACTTCTAA
- a CDS encoding endonuclease/exonuclease/phosphatase family protein has translation MQKTPEIKQIFLSTTACCISLVLGLNLSGSETAAAEQTETLRVLCYNIHYGQGTDGNYDVARLAKVIERIKPDLVALQEVDVGVKRSGRVHEAQRLAELTGLAVRFGPTQHYEGGLFGNAILTRLPILDVMIQPLPYTESTPQLVTYPRGAIIVTVRGQNGKPLRFISTHFQHNLPADRIEEAKAINQQFTLDSNIPTILAGDMNATPDAEPIQILLKQWTNAIDEKATPTAPSTKPRSRIDYIFYRPAADFEVIETRVIDESLASDHRPVFAILKWKQK, from the coding sequence ATGCAGAAAACACCTGAGATTAAGCAAATATTTCTGTCAACCACAGCCTGTTGTATCTCCCTGGTTCTCGGGTTGAATCTGTCAGGATCTGAAACAGCGGCAGCAGAACAGACTGAGACACTGCGGGTTCTGTGCTACAACATCCATTATGGACAGGGAACGGACGGGAACTATGATGTAGCCCGGTTGGCAAAAGTCATCGAACGAATCAAACCCGATTTAGTCGCACTGCAGGAAGTAGACGTAGGCGTCAAACGTTCCGGACGTGTACATGAAGCGCAACGCCTGGCAGAACTCACGGGCCTGGCTGTCCGCTTCGGGCCGACACAGCATTATGAGGGCGGGTTGTTCGGAAATGCTATCCTGACGCGACTGCCGATTCTCGATGTCATGATTCAACCCCTGCCTTACACGGAAAGTACCCCCCAACTGGTGACCTATCCACGCGGTGCCATTATTGTGACTGTCCGTGGCCAGAATGGTAAACCGCTGCGATTCATCAGCACACATTTTCAACATAACCTGCCGGCAGACCGCATCGAAGAAGCCAAAGCGATCAACCAGCAATTCACATTAGATTCCAACATCCCCACCATCCTGGCAGGGGACATGAATGCCACCCCCGACGCGGAACCGATTCAGATTCTCCTGAAACAATGGACCAACGCCATCGATGAAAAAGCCACACCGACGGCTCCCTCCACCAAACCCCGGTCGCGCATCGATTACATTTTTTATCGACCCGCTGCTGATTTTGAAGTGATCGAAACCCGAGTCATTGACGAGTCGCTGGCCTCGGATCATCGACCGGTCTTTGCCATTCTGAAATGGAAACAGAAATAA